ATTTGCATCATTGCTTGTCGAACAAATTTTAAGCCATTGCCCCGATGTTCCGGCGCTCGGGCGGTTATAATTTCGGTAAAAGCCACTTTCAAGGCCTCTTGATGCGTCACCAACTGGGGGCGAATTCTTTTGAGAGTGGCCAAGATGCCAACGCCTCGATCAGCGAGCAAGATCGTCCTTTTGCCTAAGTCGTATGCAAAAAGCGCCCCGGGAATGTCCGGCCAGTTGCCTAAGTTGTGATCGAAAGAATTATTGCCGATTTCGCCAGTGACGGCAGTAATCAGCGGGGCATTATGATGCTGTTTCGGATGGATTTGCAGAGCGGCATTCATGCGTTCCAGCCGCGCCTTGAAAGCGTCGCTCGTTGCGCAGTGCCACTCGGGGATGGGTTCGGTTGGGTCAAGGTCGCTGGCCCAATCGAGCGCGCTTTGCGTCAACCCTTTGGTTTGTTGTTGCAAATTGGCGAGAGAATAGTACAAACGTCCGCCTGGAGAGATAAAAGTTGCCGACAATGTTCCGGCTTTGTGCCACCGGCGTAAAGTGGCAATCGAGAGACCAAGGTAGCGCGCCGCTCGCCCAATTGAGAGATAGTTGCTTTTCATAATTTGCTTGACCTAAATCTAAAATAAGTATACATTTATATACTTTTTTGTCAAGTGTATACAATTTATGGAATGGGGATTTTGAGGCGATCGCCGACCGGTGCGAGGACGTGGCCAATATCCTGGAGACGATCGTGGTCAAGAATCAGTGATTAATTAGGTAAGTAGCCCTATACCTTTTCGATAAAAAAAAGCGCCCCGAAGGGCGCTTGACTTGATATCTCTTACCCTCCACTCGAACCTATAACGCAATAAATTCGAGTTCTTGAGGGTGAATCACCCTCATCCCTATCTCCTTGACGGTGAGAGCCTTGGCCCTCATCTCTCTTCGTGAATGGGGATAATTACATACCCTCTTTCGATACTCGTGCAGACGAATCTGCGCTAGAAGTATCGGCGAGATGAGGTACAGGCCTGGCGCCCTGGGGTTGTTTTTGGTTTTCAGCCCCCAACGCAACGGGAAGCCCTTGCCGTTCATGGGGGCATCGGACAGGCGTTTCCAAAACCACCAGTCGATCCCCTTTGCGAACCTTGCGGGCACGTGATCACCTCCCAGGATGAAAACGTCGACGTCCTTGTGAGACGCCAGCATCGCGCCGATGTCATTAACGCGACGCTTCCGCTTAATCCAGATCGAGAGCGCTAGTCCGCCAATGAGTACTCCAGGAATGTTATGCTCCTTGAGGTACTGATCGGCAGCTAATAGACCAGCGACACCTCTCTTTGGATTACCCGGTGACGGAGGTAGCTGCATTTGGCGGAGCGTGCAAGATAGTCCGATTGCCATGATCTCTTATCCTTACTCACTAGATCCAGACGGGTCTTCATCGAAATACCGCTGTCTAAGCGACTCCACGAATCGCCCGTTTTCGAGTTGGGCTTTATAGTTAGTAAGCCCTTGGATGTAGGGAGCCATAAGCTCCTCTAGTCCGATCGTGCTTTGCCCACCAGACTCCAAAAACACGACCACCTCTCGGAGGATGCGCAATAGCCCGTCTTTATCGGGCTTCAGGCAAGCCGGAATGCCGGGCAATGTTGCGCCGGCATTCTCGACAAGTTCGCGAGCTTGCGCCAGCCAACACTTGGCTTCCTCGTAAGCCACTACGATCTGGAGATATCTCCTGATCTCCGCCTCGGCGAAACCGAGGACTTCGTACTCTTTGACCATTTGGTCTTCTTCTGCGTTTTTTTCCATGAGTCACCTTGATTCTAATCGGCCCTGAAGACTTGCGGGCTGGTATCCAGCCACCGATTAGAGAGAGTACTGACACTCCTCATTCTCGAGATGGCATTAGCTATTCATCTAGAAAAGGAGAAGTGTCATTTTTGCTCGTTTTTTTCACTTACAAAGAGTTCTCTCGATAAATTCGAGGTCAATCCTCAAGAATTTTCGTCTGACATATCTAATTGTTAGAGGTACAAAAACGAGTAACTGTACCAGATGAGGGGGGGGTGTCAAGGGGGATTAGTTCAGGTTGAAGTGTCCATCGTGTTGCACCAGCTGCTACTTTTCAACGAACATCCCCCATATTTTAGTCAAGGGAAATGTGAATTTAGGCGACCTGTCGTTTATTCGCTTTATTACCGGCACGCTCGCAATGCAACCGAATCGCAACGATGACGGAAGTAAAGATATCGCTAAAGTTCGTTTGCCGAACTATCCCGAGGTTGAGAACATCCAAGCTCTCAATAGCTGGCTCCCGATTGCGCGCAACATTCAGAAATGCTTCAGCTGCCGTTACTGCATCGTGGATAACTACTACAATAAATCGCAAAATAATCAGGAAATTGGGATGCCACCCGCGAATCTCATAGATCAAATTTAATGCGCCCATATGCATATGGATAATGAATATCTTTCATCACCACCATTGCCTGAACCAGGCGTTGAACATGATCAGCCTGCTCGCGTGGCACAAGAAGATTTATTATCTCCTTCGCCGTTAGAATCGGCTGATTCTAGACACATCTACCAACCGGGCCAGCACGCTTGCCCGGTCAACTGTGCGTACTGCGTCATTACTGAAGTCGAATCGCGCAGAGATTTGTGGAACAAGAAGACGATCCTGGG
The DNA window shown above is from Candidatus Berkelbacteria bacterium and carries:
- a CDS encoding MerR family transcriptional regulator; this translates as MKSNYLSIGRAARYLGLSIATLRRWHKAGTLSATFISPGGRLYYSLANLQQQTKGLTQSALDWASDLDPTEPIPEWHCATSDAFKARLERMNAALQIHPKQHHNAPLITAVTGEIGNNSFDHNLGNWPDIPGALFAYDLGKRTILLADRGVGILATLKRIRPQLVTHQEALKVAFTEIITARAPEHRGNGLKFVRQAMMQMNSNLKFWSGDAFLALTGKDAKLVLSKSPMQIRGCVAEITFR